The Calothrix sp. PCC 7507 DNA segment GCTCATGTTTGCCGCCAATGCCTTTTGGAAAACTACATCTGGTACATCTACCAGCAATACACCTTCGTTATCACTGGCTTGATATAAGTCATCCCCTTGTTTGACGGCTACTAGCAAATCTGCACCCAATGTATGTAAATAGTGCAACACTGATTCCAATTCATGTTCCTTTAACGCCGACTCCAGTTTGGACACCGCCGCTTGCTGCACTCCCAGTTTTTCTGCTAGCTGTGCCTGAGTTAATCCGGCTTTATTACGTATTTCCCGCATGGCATCGGTGAGATATAGGCGCAGGTACTCTAACTTTCCCGCCAGAATTACCTCTGGTTCGTCGCTTACCTTTTGCTGTAACCAAGCTTGAAAATTAGGCTTTTTCATGACTTTTCCCTCTGCTGCAATTCACTCAATCTCACTCTTGCAGGTTCTTTGTCTCTTTCTTTGATAGCACCGTCGTATTTCTTCATAAAGGCGTGCAGCACCACAAGCCTCTGAGGAGTCAGCCGTTAAGATAAACCGTGGATTATGTTGGCTCTTAGTCATGCGTAACTCATAAAAATCATCTTCCAGTTTCTCAAAGATGCCACTGGTAAGTGATGCGAGTCCTTTATTACACAGGTAGCCAAGATTTACTTGCAGACGCTTGGGGTTTCGCAAGCACTCAGTAATGGTTTTGGTGGATTTTCTGGTTGTTCCTGTTCTGGAATCATCCTGATAAAAAAAGCCAGCAAATCTTTAGGGATTTCCCCATTGACATCTTGATAAAGTTCCCACATCTAAGTCACTTCCTACCTCACAATATAATATTCTTTATGAAGAATGTCAATCATAATATTCTTTTGAAAGAATATTATATAGAATAAGCGATCGCAACTTAGGTAATAAAAATGGTGCGTTAGGCAAATCCATAACGCACCCTATTGGAACGACACAGCTAAAATAGTGCATTAGACGTAGGTTAGGTGGAGGAACGGAACCCAACAAATCCGCGAAAATGTTGGGTTTCACGACGTTCCACTCAATCTACGATTATCCTTAACTAGAAAATTGTCAGCTTATACCTATTTTGTATGAAGATGCACATAATAATACCCCCCTGTAGTCCCCGGCGATAGCCGGGGGGTGAATTATATGCTGCTTCACAAAGAAACGGTATTAGGACTAACTCAATTGTTCAAACTTAAATTTTCCTTTAATCAACTTGTTAAAATATTGACCTTTAGATGGTGCATTTTCTAAATCTTCCTTGACGCTGGGAGGTACTTTGAAATACTCATAAACACTTCCACTATCAAATTCAATAGTCAGTGTTTGAGTTTTTGGCTCATAGCTAAACTGCTTAATAACACTGCCTTCAGGTTTGAGGAGAGGGAAGGCAATTACATCCCGAATACTTGCAGCATCGGTTAAGAACATCACCAAACGATCAATCCCAATCCCTAAACCACCTGTAGGTGGCATACCATATTCCAAGGCTGTCAAAAAGTCTTCGTCTACGCCTTGGGCTTCTAAATCACCTGCGGCTTTCTTAGCAGCTTGAGCTTCTAAACGTTCTCTTTGCTCAATAGGATCAGTCAGTTCTGAGAAGCTATTAGCAGTTTCTCTGCCCACGACAAATAACTCGAATCGTTCCACTAAACCGGGCTTAGAACGGTGAGGTTTTGATAAGGGTGAAATTTCTACAGGATAATCAATGACAAAGGTAGGTTGGATTAATTTAGTTTCTACCTTTTCTTCAAAGGCTAAATTTAGTAATTTTCCTATAGATTCAACTGCATCTACATCGGCAATTCCAGCATTTTTACTTGCTGTTTTTGCTGCTTCTAATGTTTGGAAAGAATGGAAATCTAAGCCTGCATATTCCTTCACCAAATCGTGCATGGTTGCTCGTCGCCAAGGAGGTGTCAAATCCAAATTTTCCCCTTGGTAGGTAATTTCTAATGTGCCGATTACCTCTTGGGCAACAGTGGTAATAATCCCTTCTGTCAGCGCCATCATATCGTTGTAATCGGCGTAGGCTTGGTAAATTTCAATCGTTGTAAATTCGGGGTTGTGTCGAGTCGAAATTCCCTCGTTGCGGAAAATTCGTCCTAATTCAAACACCTTTTCAAAACCACCGACAATGAGGCGCTTGAGATGAAGTTCTGTAGCAATTCGCAGATATAACTCCATGTCTAAGGTGTTGTGATAAGTGACGAATGGACGTGCTTCCGCACCGCCAGCTTCACTTTGCAAAACAGGTGTTTCAATTTCGAGGAAATCTCGCTGTTCTAAATAGCGACGAATCCCCGCCGTAATTTGGGCACGACGACGGAAGGTTTGTCGCACTTCTGGGTTGACAATTAAGTCAACGTAGCGTTGGCGGTAGCGTTTAGCAACATCCGTCAAGCCATGCCATTTGTCGGGTAGGGGCAATAGAGATTTGGTGAGGATGCTGTATTGTTTAACATAAACTGATAACTCGCCCTTTTCAGTCCGTTTAATAGTACCTTTAACTCCCAGAATGTCACCGGCATCTGTGAGTTGTTTAATATGGTTAAAGGCATCAGCATCAATATCTGCCATGCCTTCCTGGATGCGATTTTTTTCTAGATAAAGCTGAATTAAACCAGTTTCATCTTGCAAAGTGAAGAAAGCCAGTTTACCAAAAACACGACGTGCGATGATACGTCCAGCGATCGCTACTTCTAGATCATTCTCTTCACCGCTGGGTAAATCGACAAACTTTGCTTGTAATTGCGCTGCGTGGTGGGTTGATTCC contains these protein-coding regions:
- the lysS gene encoding lysine--tRNA ligase; its protein translation is MSEEDIRAARLEKVEQIKQLGFNPYAYRWESTHHAAQLQAKFVDLPSGEENDLEVAIAGRIIARRVFGKLAFFTLQDETGLIQLYLEKNRIQEGMADIDADAFNHIKQLTDAGDILGVKGTIKRTEKGELSVYVKQYSILTKSLLPLPDKWHGLTDVAKRYRQRYVDLIVNPEVRQTFRRRAQITAGIRRYLEQRDFLEIETPVLQSEAGGAEARPFVTYHNTLDMELYLRIATELHLKRLIVGGFEKVFELGRIFRNEGISTRHNPEFTTIEIYQAYADYNDMMALTEGIITTVAQEVIGTLEITYQGENLDLTPPWRRATMHDLVKEYAGLDFHSFQTLEAAKTASKNAGIADVDAVESIGKLLNLAFEEKVETKLIQPTFVIDYPVEISPLSKPHRSKPGLVERFELFVVGRETANSFSELTDPIEQRERLEAQAAKKAAGDLEAQGVDEDFLTALEYGMPPTGGLGIGIDRLVMFLTDAASIRDVIAFPLLKPEGSVIKQFSYEPKTQTLTIEFDSGSVYEYFKVPPSVKEDLENAPSKGQYFNKLIKGKFKFEQLS
- a CDS encoding helix-turn-helix domain-containing protein; its protein translation is MKKPNFQAWLQQKVSDEPEVILAGKLEYLRLYLTDAMREIRNKAGLTQAQLAEKLGVQQAAVSKLESALKEHELESVLHYLHTLGADLLVAVKQGDDLYQASDNEGVLLVDVPDVVFQKALAANMSVREYVRVAVEKFSGGDDGLRTALVKLLESDDSVAVKVRERLGVRTIQEVAVDLEKCLSLSEEEDRIFAVKNILVGSEAIAESNRGSSSDEVDEIELLDLAESLLEKLANILG